The DNA sequence CACATAAGAGTGGTGAAACCAAACAATACTGGCTCgatgtattttaattacaaagattatttttcatttgttttactaGCCGTTGTTGATTCAgaatatcgttttatttttatgagtgtTGGCTCGTATGGAAAAGAATGCGATTCTTCAATATTCAAGGAGTCAACTATATGGAAGAAACTGAATGATGGTAGTTTAAATATACCAAAACCAAGGCCTCTACATGCAACACTTCAAAATGATATGCCTTATGTTCTCGTGGGCGATGAGGCTTTCCCTCTGTCAACAAATTTGTTAAGACCTTTTGGAGGCACTCATTTAGAccacatgaaaaaaatatttaactatcgTTTAAGTCGGGCAAGAAGGTACGTTGAATGCGCATTCGGTATTTTAGCCAATAAATGGAGAATATTTCATCGGCCACTGGATGTCCACCCAGACACGGCTATCGAAATTGTAAAAGCGTGTACAGTATTACACAATTTTGTAAGAGAAAAGGACGGTCTGAACTTTGAAGATATTCATTATGCGGCAGAAAATCCGATGCAAGAACAAGTACAACTGCAAAACTGTAATCCACGTGGTGGTCCTATTGCAAATGATATACGGTCTGAATTTGCAAACTACTTCGTTTCAACAATAGGCTCGGTGCCTTGGCAACCAGAAGCGCAtggttaatatttatgttttgaattttacgtatattattaaataaataacttcaaacaCTTACCACATGATTGTCTTTCTTTTTCGTCCAAATTGTCAAAATTAGGTATGAGTAGGCAGCAAACTTCCCGCCAAGCAGCTATTTTCAGGTTCTTATCTTTATAATCATTTAGAGTTTTGTCCCAAAGGACACCTCTTTCCTGAACTAGTGTGATCAATTGTTCGGggttgatatttttttccattactACGAATCACCAAACGTGCgtacaataaaaacacaacaacTCTGCTTGCGCGCCGCGATGTGTGTGTGCGCGATCGCAGGTACGACGTACGCACGAACGGAATGAGGGGTAGCGGGGAGAGGGTTATCGGCTCCGACATCAGACAAATGTGAACAGCGCCGTTCTTAATCATAGGCGAGCGAGATCCGACACGATTTTTTTCCGGGCGTAGAGGGCTGGCAAAACACCCGACATTTCTTGTCGGAGCCGACAC is a window from the Spodoptera frugiperda isolate SF20-4 chromosome 10, AGI-APGP_CSIRO_Sfru_2.0, whole genome shotgun sequence genome containing:
- the LOC118271408 gene encoding uncharacterized protein LOC118271408 isoform X2, producing the protein MDVDEALVVMYYYLRRKRRKTAKERKYWVHPILRERFSLGTFQNLITELRSDEIKFFNYFRMSITTFNHLLAQISVSINYQNTRFRDCICTEERLAIFLRYCASGCSFKELHYSYRVGVSTISKICKEISSTIWDVLRDEFMQIPDNERKWLEIAKSFDMKANFPHCLGAVDAVVDSEYRFIFMSVGSYGKECDSSIFKESTIWKKLNDGSLNIPKPRPLHATLQNDMPYVLVGDEAFPLSTNLLRPFGGTHLDHMKKIFNYRLSRARRYVECAFGILANKWRIFHRPLDVHPDTAIEIVKACTVLHNFVREKDGLNFEDIHYAAENPMQEQVQLQNCNPRGGPIANDIRSEFANYFVSTIGSVPWQPEAHG
- the LOC118271408 gene encoding uncharacterized protein LOC118271408 isoform X1 — its product is MDVDEALVVMYYYLRRKRRKTAKERKYWVHPILRERFSLGTFQNLITELRSDEIKFFNYFRMSITTFNHLLAQISVSINYQNTRFRDCICTEERLAIFLRYCASGCSFKELHYSYRVGVSTISKICKEISSTIWDVLRDEFMQIPDNERKWLEIAKSFDMKANFPHCLGAVDGKHIRVVKPNNTGSMYFNYKDYFSFVLLAVVDSEYRFIFMSVGSYGKECDSSIFKESTIWKKLNDGSLNIPKPRPLHATLQNDMPYVLVGDEAFPLSTNLLRPFGGTHLDHMKKIFNYRLSRARRYVECAFGILANKWRIFHRPLDVHPDTAIEIVKACTVLHNFVREKDGLNFEDIHYAAENPMQEQVQLQNCNPRGGPIANDIRSEFANYFVSTIGSVPWQPEAHG